In the Bacillus shivajii genome, one interval contains:
- a CDS encoding 6-phospho-beta-glucosidase produces the protein MTVQNGLKVVTIGGGSSYTPELVEGFIKRYDTLPIRELWLVDIPEGEEKLNIVGELAKRMVKEAGLSIDIHLSLNREEALKDADFVTTQFRVGMLDARAKDERIPLKYDVIGQETNGPGGLFKGFRTIPVIIDIIKDMERLCPDAWLINFTNPAGMVTEAIYRHTNWKKVVGLCNVPIGMKMKVAKMMEVDADRIHIDFAGLNHMIFGLNVYLDGEPIIEKVIEEMTTGKGMTMENIANIEWDADFLKGLNLLPCPYHRYYYKTDEMLTEEKKEAEEKGTRAEVVQKLEEQLFELYKDETLREKPEQLEKRGGAYYSDAACNLINSIFNDTGDIQPVNTINQGAIASIPTDSAVEVNCIITKNGPKPIAIGDFPVTVRGLVQQIKSFERVAAEAAVTGDYNQALVAMTINPLVPSDKIAKEILDEMFEAHKDYLPQFKKPTNV, from the coding sequence ATGACAGTACAAAATGGATTAAAGGTTGTTACGATAGGTGGCGGTTCTAGTTATACACCAGAACTGGTTGAAGGCTTCATAAAAAGGTATGATACTCTCCCAATTAGAGAGCTATGGTTAGTTGATATTCCAGAAGGAGAAGAAAAGTTAAATATTGTAGGAGAGTTAGCAAAGCGAATGGTTAAGGAAGCGGGGCTTTCGATCGACATTCACTTATCATTAAATCGTGAAGAGGCTTTAAAAGATGCTGATTTTGTTACTACACAATTCCGTGTTGGTATGCTTGATGCAAGAGCAAAAGATGAAAGAATTCCGTTAAAATACGATGTGATTGGTCAGGAAACGAATGGACCTGGTGGACTATTTAAAGGATTTAGAACGATCCCTGTTATTATCGATATTATTAAAGACATGGAAAGACTTTGTCCTGATGCTTGGCTTATTAATTTTACAAATCCTGCTGGTATGGTTACAGAAGCAATTTACCGACATACGAATTGGAAAAAGGTTGTAGGTTTATGTAATGTTCCAATTGGAATGAAAATGAAAGTGGCAAAAATGATGGAGGTCGATGCAGATAGAATCCATATCGATTTCGCAGGTTTGAATCACATGATATTTGGTTTAAACGTTTATTTAGACGGAGAACCGATCATTGAGAAAGTAATTGAAGAAATGACTACCGGAAAAGGTATGACGATGGAAAATATCGCGAATATTGAGTGGGATGCTGACTTCTTAAAAGGTTTAAACCTCCTTCCGTGCCCTTATCACCGTTATTATTATAAAACGGATGAAATGTTAACAGAAGAAAAGAAGGAAGCAGAAGAAAAAGGAACAAGAGCAGAAGTTGTACAAAAGCTAGAAGAACAACTCTTTGAACTGTATAAAGATGAAACTCTAAGGGAAAAACCTGAGCAGTTAGAGAAGCGCGGTGGAGCATACTATAGTGATGCTGCGTGTAACTTAATTAACTCTATTTTCAATGACACAGGAGATATTCAACCAGTAAATACAATCAATCAAGGAGCTATTGCAAGCATTCCAACTGACTCAGCAGTGGAAGTAAATTGTATTATTACTAAAAATGGCCCAAAACCTATAGCCATTGGCGACTTCCCTGTTACTGTTCGCGGATTAGTTCAGCAAATTAAGTCTTTTGAGCGTGTAGCTGCTGAAGCTGCTGTTACAGGTGATTATAACCAAGCATTAGTGGCAATGACTATAAACCCACTTGTACCGTCAGACAAAATTGCAAAAGAAATTCTCGATGAAATGTTCGAAGCACACAAAGACTATTTACCACAATTTAAGAAACCAACCAATGTTTAA
- a CDS encoding C-terminal binding protein produces the protein MKKFKIVVTDYEYESLEIEREVIEKAGGELVPCQCKTEEEVINACRDADGILNQYASIGRRVIENLQQCKVISRYGVGVNTIDVNAAKEHSIKVRNVPDYCIDEVSDHAFALLISLVRKISPLNESVKNGVWDFKIGAPMYRLRGSTLGLVGFGKISQALAKKAKAFGINVIAYDPYHPEESANDLDVELVDLDTLCCKSNYISVHAPLTKETTGLISDRQFNMMKDHTYMINTSRGGVIDESSLIQALKTGKIAGAGLDVVEKEPIEPNNPLLKMDNVILNPHIAWYSQESEAALKRKAALNAVEVIKNSDK, from the coding sequence TTGAAAAAATTTAAAATCGTTGTAACAGATTATGAGTATGAGAGCTTGGAAATCGAAAGGGAGGTTATTGAGAAAGCTGGTGGTGAACTGGTCCCTTGTCAATGTAAGACAGAAGAAGAAGTCATAAATGCGTGCAGAGATGCTGATGGTATTCTAAATCAATATGCTTCAATTGGTCGAAGAGTCATTGAAAACTTACAACAATGCAAAGTTATTTCTAGATATGGAGTGGGTGTTAACACAATTGATGTGAATGCAGCAAAGGAACATAGTATCAAAGTTAGGAATGTGCCTGATTACTGTATAGATGAGGTATCAGATCATGCATTTGCACTTCTAATATCTTTGGTTAGGAAAATTTCACCCCTAAATGAAAGTGTGAAGAATGGGGTTTGGGATTTTAAAATTGGCGCACCAATGTATCGTTTAAGAGGAAGTACGCTTGGATTAGTAGGCTTTGGGAAGATTTCGCAGGCTTTAGCTAAGAAGGCAAAAGCCTTTGGTATAAACGTTATTGCATATGACCCGTATCACCCAGAAGAATCCGCAAATGATTTAGATGTAGAGTTAGTGGACTTAGATACATTGTGCTGTAAATCAAATTATATTTCGGTTCACGCTCCTTTAACGAAGGAGACGACAGGACTTATAAGTGATCGTCAATTTAATATGATGAAAGATCACACCTATATGATCAATACATCCCGAGGTGGTGTCATAGATGAGTCCTCTTTAATTCAAGCTTTGAAAACTGGAAAAATTGCAGGAGCAGGTCTTGATGTAGTAGAAAAAGAGCCAATTGAACCTAATAATCCATTATTAAAAATGGATAATGTTATTTTGAACCCACATATTGCATGGTATTCTCAAGAATCAGAAGCAGCATTAAAACGGAAAGCTGCACTAAATGCTGTGGAAGTTATTAAAAACAGTGACAAATAA
- a CDS encoding GerAB/ArcD/ProY family transporter, whose protein sequence is MKASEQPPVYQIGQLEISISLIAMIIGTGIIVLPRGLASEMDTPDGWLSLMISGLLVMVIVWLIVRLHQNFPGRTLIQYLAEGKVGKWVSKLLAFSFLLYFACLTAYMCRFLTIVIDIYLLINTPNEVIMMILLLLSAYAVSKGVQGIVHLNLMFTPFVTFFLFFILSFEIPELELTHLRPVLAEGFTPVFIGLKETMFAFLGIEILFFFMAYMKKPDIRAKPLLVSIVFISLIYLFIIIMAFAAFGLEATQQYTFPLIEIVKEVEIPGGIFERAAPLFVTIWVMSMFNTFTITFLLSANLVKKEFFPWVKKKKWIVAFLIFSFYIIAFLPKSFIELGTFSEWIAYSGFINIFIGIICGYLTVWYRNNKKHKNEQEVEG, encoded by the coding sequence GTGAAGGCATCCGAACAACCGCCCGTATATCAAATAGGTCAGCTAGAAATTAGTATCAGCTTAATTGCGATGATCATCGGAACAGGAATCATTGTTCTTCCTCGCGGTCTAGCATCTGAAATGGACACACCAGATGGATGGCTTTCTTTAATGATCAGCGGATTGCTTGTGATGGTGATCGTTTGGTTAATCGTTCGTTTGCATCAGAACTTCCCTGGAAGAACTCTCATTCAATATTTAGCTGAAGGAAAAGTGGGAAAGTGGGTTAGTAAATTGCTCGCGTTTTCGTTTCTTCTTTATTTCGCATGTCTCACCGCTTATATGTGTCGTTTTTTAACGATCGTTATTGATATTTATTTATTAATAAACACCCCGAATGAAGTGATTATGATGATCCTTTTACTATTATCTGCTTATGCCGTATCAAAAGGGGTTCAAGGCATTGTCCATCTTAACTTGATGTTTACTCCTTTCGTAACTTTTTTCCTATTTTTCATTCTTTCTTTTGAGATTCCTGAACTAGAGTTAACTCACTTGCGTCCAGTATTAGCAGAAGGGTTCACGCCAGTGTTTATTGGGTTAAAAGAAACGATGTTTGCCTTTTTAGGAATTGAAATTTTATTTTTTTTTATGGCTTATATGAAAAAACCTGATATCCGAGCCAAACCATTACTCGTTTCTATCGTTTTTATTTCGCTTATATATCTTTTCATTATCATTATGGCGTTCGCCGCTTTTGGTTTAGAAGCAACACAACAATATACGTTTCCACTCATTGAAATAGTTAAAGAAGTAGAAATTCCAGGTGGCATTTTCGAACGAGCCGCCCCCCTTTTTGTGACGATTTGGGTGATGTCGATGTTTAATACGTTTACAATTACCTTTTTACTCAGTGCAAACCTCGTAAAAAAAGAATTCTTTCCATGGGTGAAAAAGAAAAAGTGGATCGTGGCCTTTTTAATTTTTTCCTTTTACATTATTGCATTTTTACCGAAGTCTTTTATTGAACTCGGTACATTCAGTGAATGGATTGCCTATTCGGGATTTATTAATATTTTTATTGGCATAATATGTGGATATTTGACTGTTTGGTATAGAAACAACAAAAAACACAAGAACGAACAGGAGGTAGAAGGATGA
- a CDS encoding CBO0543 family protein, with product MIALKLEKNILIITWIICILALIFFVPKKKIKEANVVFLFKQVMTWLFGAIVVQKKLIKYPFREFPKAIHTSFSFEYFIYPATCVLFNLKFPNRKPLPIRMGYYVLYSSILTGLEVLMERYTRLIKYVNWHWYWTWLTLCMTFFFSRMYYLWFFDKNEPLSADSNG from the coding sequence GTGATTGCCTTGAAGTTAGAAAAAAATATACTTATCATTACTTGGATCATCTGTATTCTTGCTTTAATCTTTTTTGTACCTAAAAAGAAAATAAAGGAAGCAAATGTGGTTTTCTTGTTTAAACAAGTGATGACATGGTTATTTGGAGCGATCGTCGTGCAAAAAAAACTTATTAAATACCCATTTCGAGAATTTCCTAAAGCCATTCATACAAGCTTTTCTTTTGAATACTTTATTTATCCTGCAACCTGTGTGCTGTTTAATTTAAAGTTTCCTAATCGAAAGCCATTGCCAATTCGAATGGGTTACTATGTCTTATATTCATCAATCCTGACTGGATTAGAAGTGCTCATGGAAAGGTATACACGGTTAATAAAGTATGTCAACTGGCACTGGTATTGGACATGGCTCACCCTTTGCATGACTTTCTTTTTTTCACGGATGTACTACTTATGGTTTTTTGATAAAAATGAGCCACTCTCTGCCGATAGCAACGGGTGA
- a CDS encoding CBO0543 family protein: MHVATTAIALIALIIRGEWRNWKTYHSTLLFVAMGNLLYNFLTANYFLWRLDADFLSNHTLTEMLYTFIVFPATALMFLRDFPKDLQGKILRNLKWIALYAVWELVFVMTGHIEYQYGWSLWWSIAFLFVMFPLFRLHHTHPLLTYVLSGIVAVATLWLFEVPVQIPVELRNLYGQ; the protein is encoded by the coding sequence ATGCATGTTGCAACAACTGCTATTGCCTTAATTGCGCTTATTATCCGGGGGGAATGGAGGAACTGGAAGACGTACCATTCAACTCTGCTTTTCGTTGCGATGGGGAATTTACTTTATAACTTCTTAACAGCCAATTATTTTTTATGGCGCTTGGATGCTGATTTTTTATCAAACCATACACTAACAGAAATGTTATATACATTTATTGTGTTTCCAGCTACTGCGTTAATGTTTTTAAGAGATTTTCCGAAAGATCTTCAAGGGAAAATTTTACGGAATTTAAAGTGGATTGCGTTATATGCGGTGTGGGAGCTTGTCTTTGTTATGACAGGGCACATTGAATATCAATACGGCTGGTCACTTTGGTGGTCAATCGCCTTTCTTTTTGTCATGTTTCCGCTTTTCAGGTTGCACCATACTCATCCTTTATTAACTTACGTTTTATCTGGTATTGTTGCGGTTGCTACATTGTGGTTGTTTGAAGTGCCAGTTCAAATACCTGTGGAACTAAGGAATTTGTATGGGCAATAG
- a CDS encoding CBO0543 family protein: MGNRGEALHEIMKLRSEITQLRTESWLNYEVFTWNWWLLIVFLIVPWIIWIKFVDRNRIFEVLLFGMIAISITLYLDAVGDELLFWVYPITFIPVGTIALPFDVSMVGVAYMLVYQYFTTWKSYIIALVVMAGIYAFIGESFAHWAELVYYPKWTFYYSFIYYILKGLLVKCLMERMRKMSVATVEDN, encoded by the coding sequence ATGGGCAATAGAGGAGAAGCCCTACATGAAATCATGAAGTTGCGCAGTGAGATTACTCAATTGAGGACTGAAAGCTGGCTAAATTATGAGGTTTTTACTTGGAACTGGTGGCTGTTAATCGTATTCCTTATTGTTCCGTGGATCATTTGGATTAAATTCGTGGACCGTAATCGTATCTTTGAAGTTTTACTTTTTGGGATGATTGCTATAAGTATTACATTATATCTTGATGCAGTGGGGGATGAATTGCTTTTTTGGGTTTATCCGATCACTTTTATTCCTGTTGGTACGATTGCGTTACCATTTGATGTAAGTATGGTTGGCGTCGCCTATATGCTCGTCTATCAATATTTCACGACATGGAAATCATATATAATTGCACTTGTAGTGATGGCTGGTATATATGCCTTTATTGGTGAATCGTTTGCCCATTGGGCTGAGCTTGTTTATTACCCTAAGTGGACATTCTACTACTCTTTCATTTATTACATTTTAAAAGGTTTATTAGTGAAATGTCTGATGGAAAGAATGCGAAAAATGTCTGTTGCTACTGTGGAAGATAATTAA
- a CDS encoding NAD(P)/FAD-dependent oxidoreductase: MNLQTGTYYWPTTLKNPPTYSHLQEDLDCDVLIIGGGSSGAQCAYMLADSGLSVVVVEKNTIGSGSTTTNTAIIQYSGERLFSNLVNSFGRPYISRHLQLCKQAINDIEKASATGDIDCEFTRRDSLYFASYKEDVQKLQQEYNFLVEEKFPVDFLSADQIEDRYPFKKDAALYSYNDGEINPFAFTHNLFDYAAKKGVKIFEHTEVNGKKFEQTKATIRTKNNHYIQARHVIVACGYEGVDIKKEKKASFVSTYTVTTKPVEDFSSWYNKTLIWETARPYTFIRTTKDNRIIIGGLDENTPYAEVRDRKLVSKRDKLLLEFNKLFPDITVEPEYYSTAFYGGTNDGLPIIGKYEEYPNCHFLFGFGDNGTVYSMILSKIISDVIVKGHSPDLDLYLQTRPLKPN; the protein is encoded by the coding sequence ATGAATTTACAAACTGGTACTTATTATTGGCCTACTACATTAAAAAATCCACCTACATACTCTCATCTGCAAGAAGACCTAGATTGTGATGTTCTTATTATTGGTGGTGGAAGTTCTGGCGCTCAATGCGCCTATATGTTAGCCGATTCCGGCTTAAGCGTCGTGGTGGTCGAAAAGAATACGATTGGTAGTGGCAGTACAACGACAAATACAGCTATTATTCAATATTCTGGGGAAAGATTGTTTTCAAATTTAGTTAATAGCTTTGGCAGACCTTATATTTCAAGGCATTTGCAGCTATGTAAACAAGCCATTAATGATATTGAAAAGGCGTCCGCGACTGGGGATATTGATTGCGAATTTACGAGAAGAGATTCATTATACTTTGCTAGCTATAAAGAAGATGTACAGAAATTACAACAAGAATACAATTTTTTAGTCGAGGAGAAGTTTCCAGTCGATTTTCTATCAGCCGACCAAATTGAAGACCGCTATCCTTTTAAAAAGGATGCCGCTCTTTATTCTTATAATGACGGTGAAATAAATCCATTTGCTTTTACTCATAATTTATTTGATTATGCGGCAAAAAAAGGAGTGAAAATATTTGAGCATACCGAAGTTAATGGAAAGAAATTTGAACAAACAAAAGCTACAATAAGAACGAAAAACAATCATTACATTCAAGCGCGTCATGTCATTGTTGCTTGTGGATACGAAGGAGTCGATATAAAAAAAGAAAAGAAAGCATCTTTTGTCAGTACATATACAGTCACAACAAAACCAGTCGAGGATTTCTCATCATGGTACAATAAAACCCTTATTTGGGAAACGGCACGGCCTTATACCTTTATTCGTACAACAAAGGATAACCGTATTATTATTGGGGGATTAGATGAAAATACCCCTTATGCAGAAGTACGTGATCGTAAATTAGTCAGTAAAAGAGATAAGCTGTTACTTGAATTTAACAAGCTTTTTCCTGATATAACGGTGGAACCTGAATATTATTCTACCGCTTTTTATGGCGGCACAAATGATGGACTCCCTATCATCGGTAAATACGAGGAATATCCGAATTGTCACTTCTTGTTTGGGTTTGGTGATAACGGTACAGTGTATAGTATGATTCTTTCAAAAATTATTTCGGATGTCATTGTAAAAGGGCATAGTCCAGACCTAGATCTATACTTACAAACTCGTCCGTTAAAGCCAAATTAA
- a CDS encoding spore germination protein has protein sequence MLNKLFHKLSKDDVRKTNEYDMELSTDLNTTVQSLKNIFGESDDIIQYDFKIGNTIDAVVFFIDGLTNRKELDEFVIKPLQHRLSEDDISGLHGAGFLDKLLQETIHFTEIEVKDNFDEAVLPFMSGESLLFIQGLEKLIVIGSRQYNMERSVEEPESEIVVRGPRDGFTESLQTNVLLIRRRVRDPNLTVQLGQLGRRSKSDFALLYLKGVVNDALVEEVRYRISCVDVDNIPESGTVEQLIEDNVLSPFPQILQTERPDKTASALQNGQVIIILDGTPFSLLTPITLEQLFKSSEDYYDRWQIGTLIRVLRYIAGFIALFLPALYISMVSFHQGMIPTTLALSIAGGREGVPFPSYIEAFLMEFTLEMLREAGIRLPRAVGSTIGIVGGLVIGDAAVRAGIVNPIMVIVVALTAISSFAIPAYNVSIALRMLRFFLMIAAATFGLFGVIVGYIMINIHLVGLRSFGSYYTSPFAPYRLFDLLDTVIRVPLTINHLRNDSTHSKDSEKKG, from the coding sequence GTGCTTAATAAATTGTTTCATAAACTTTCAAAGGATGATGTAAGAAAGACAAACGAGTATGATATGGAGCTTTCGACAGACTTAAATACAACTGTTCAATCATTAAAGAACATATTTGGTGAAAGCGACGATATCATTCAGTATGACTTTAAGATAGGAAATACAATTGATGCGGTGGTCTTCTTCATTGATGGTTTGACGAACAGGAAGGAATTAGATGAATTTGTCATAAAACCATTGCAGCACCGTCTTTCTGAAGATGATATAAGTGGCCTTCATGGTGCAGGTTTTTTAGACAAGCTATTGCAAGAAACGATTCATTTTACTGAGATCGAGGTAAAGGATAACTTCGATGAGGCTGTTTTGCCGTTCATGTCTGGGGAATCACTACTATTCATACAAGGGTTAGAGAAACTGATTGTTATAGGTTCTAGGCAGTATAATATGGAACGAAGTGTGGAAGAACCAGAGAGTGAAATCGTTGTTCGGGGCCCGCGTGACGGTTTTACAGAAAGCTTGCAGACAAACGTGTTACTCATCCGCCGAAGAGTTCGTGATCCAAATTTAACGGTACAACTAGGTCAGTTAGGTCGACGTTCAAAATCTGATTTCGCTTTGCTGTATTTAAAGGGAGTTGTAAATGATGCGCTAGTTGAAGAAGTACGGTACAGAATTTCTTGTGTAGATGTCGATAACATTCCTGAGTCAGGAACGGTTGAACAATTAATTGAGGATAATGTCCTGTCTCCTTTTCCACAAATTTTGCAGACAGAACGCCCTGATAAAACAGCGTCAGCGTTACAAAACGGGCAAGTCATTATCATTCTTGATGGCACCCCGTTCTCCTTGCTGACCCCAATAACGTTGGAACAATTATTTAAGTCTTCGGAAGATTATTATGACAGGTGGCAAATAGGTACACTTATTCGTGTTTTACGTTATATTGCTGGATTTATTGCGTTATTTTTACCAGCACTGTATATCTCAATGGTCTCCTTTCATCAAGGGATGATCCCAACAACGTTAGCATTATCAATTGCCGGAGGAAGAGAAGGGGTTCCCTTTCCATCTTATATTGAAGCGTTTTTAATGGAATTTACGTTAGAAATGTTGCGAGAAGCAGGGATACGTTTGCCACGTGCTGTTGGGTCGACGATTGGTATTGTTGGAGGTTTAGTCATTGGTGATGCGGCTGTACGAGCTGGAATTGTTAATCCAATCATGGTCATTGTTGTAGCATTAACCGCGATTTCATCGTTTGCAATTCCTGCTTACAATGTCAGTATTGCACTTAGAATGTTAAGGTTCTTTTTGATGATTGCTGCTGCAACTTTTGGTTTATTTGGGGTCATTGTTGGCTATATTATGATCAACATTCACCTTGTTGGCTTACGGAGCTTCGGAAGCTATTATACGTCTCCTTTCGCACCATATCGATTGTTTGACTTGCTTGATACCGTGATCCGAGTTCCGTTAACAATTAATCATTTACGAAATGATTCAACTCATTCAAAGGACTCGGAAAAGAAAGGGTAG
- a CDS encoding transporter substrate-binding domain-containing protein: MGVLKTFLSMLSISTIMLIAACGTADDTEQQEASQGDTEETEETANGEDTLWQDVQEAGKLVVGTSGTYAPVTFHDESNELTGFDVEMMREIGERLGVEVEFSTMDFDGILPALRNGQIDIASNDFAITEEREEIFTFTEPYKFSYGSVIVRSDDLDRFESAHDLEGVPVALGSLTSNYAIFAENIGADGTAYDGGVDAILRDIINENQDAYLNDVLVLHRTLEGFGDERLAVADQVKFHATESAFPMLKGNYSLKEVIDEVLQEMKEDGTVAELSQEFFGADASQPVDQGEVVSLEGN; the protein is encoded by the coding sequence ATGGGTGTTTTGAAGACGTTTTTATCAATGTTATCAATATCAACGATTATGTTGATTGCAGCTTGTGGTACAGCCGATGACACAGAGCAGCAAGAAGCATCACAAGGTGATACAGAAGAAACAGAGGAAACTGCCAATGGGGAAGATACGTTATGGCAAGATGTTCAAGAAGCTGGCAAACTTGTTGTAGGAACATCAGGTACATATGCTCCAGTTACATTTCACGATGAAAGTAATGAATTAACAGGTTTTGATGTTGAGATGATGCGTGAAATCGGAGAGCGCTTAGGCGTAGAAGTGGAATTTAGCACGATGGATTTTGATGGGATCCTTCCTGCGTTAAGAAACGGGCAGATTGATATTGCTTCAAATGATTTTGCAATCACAGAAGAACGAGAGGAAATCTTTACTTTTACAGAACCGTATAAGTTTTCTTATGGTTCGGTGATTGTTCGTTCAGATGACCTCGATCGTTTTGAATCAGCGCATGATTTAGAAGGGGTTCCTGTTGCACTTGGTTCTTTAACAAGTAACTATGCGATTTTCGCGGAAAACATTGGGGCTGACGGGACAGCTTATGACGGTGGTGTTGATGCAATCTTAAGAGATATCATTAATGAAAATCAAGATGCCTACTTAAATGATGTACTTGTCTTACACCGAACATTAGAAGGTTTTGGTGATGAACGCTTAGCTGTCGCTGATCAAGTGAAATTCCATGCAACCGAAAGTGCATTTCCAATGCTAAAAGGAAATTATTCATTGAAAGAAGTCATTGATGAAGTTCTGCAAGAAATGAAAGAAGATGGCACAGTTGCAGAATTATCACAAGAGTTCTTCGGAGCAGATGCATCTCAGCCTGTCGATCAAGGTGAGGTTGTTAGTTTAGAAGGAAACTAA
- a CDS encoding Ger(x)C family spore germination protein, producing MKRVIILILLLCLCIQTGCWDQEEIDELGFVMAVAIDPEKGENNDDTGGSHKRRFSSTFQVAVPGAMAEDEETTGEKAFFNVTTSGLANFRTVRNISKRRSRRLFFEHLKVIVISDELVTEGILAHLLDLYARDHEMRRNIMVLISEGPACDVLADKLPLEDNPAISMDMMRENNEHPGLAFQMLLPKDLGDVTTLMMGDHSFLLPRIIKGKGGDLKMGGAAVFLGGTKEMLGWLGDGDISGYNWISEDVAGGILEVPFEEEELFIYEADGVHSQVEFERKNDENHFTVEIRSEGMFGESWIHEQEELDEEMIKKLEEAIDEEIERQVNNIIEKMQTEYYADVFEFWREVKIQDYSYWKEVEENWDGEGGQFAKANITVNAEVEIRNYMLIESME from the coding sequence ATGAAGAGAGTAATCATTTTGATCCTCCTTTTATGCTTATGTATACAAACAGGCTGTTGGGACCAAGAAGAGATTGATGAACTTGGCTTTGTTATGGCTGTAGCGATTGATCCTGAAAAAGGTGAAAACAACGACGACACTGGGGGCAGTCATAAAAGACGGTTTAGCTCAACGTTTCAAGTCGCCGTTCCTGGAGCAATGGCTGAAGATGAAGAGACAACGGGGGAAAAGGCTTTTTTTAATGTGACAACTAGCGGATTAGCAAACTTCAGAACGGTTCGGAATATATCAAAACGGAGAAGTCGCAGATTGTTTTTCGAACATTTAAAAGTCATTGTCATATCCGATGAATTAGTTACTGAAGGTATACTAGCGCATCTATTAGATTTGTATGCCCGTGATCACGAGATGCGAAGAAATATTATGGTGTTAATTTCAGAAGGGCCAGCGTGTGATGTACTCGCAGATAAACTCCCATTAGAAGATAACCCTGCCATATCGATGGATATGATGCGTGAAAACAACGAACATCCAGGGCTTGCTTTTCAAATGCTTTTACCAAAAGATTTAGGAGACGTGACAACATTAATGATGGGGGATCATAGTTTTCTCCTCCCAAGGATCATTAAAGGAAAGGGGGGAGATTTGAAAATGGGTGGTGCGGCTGTCTTCTTAGGTGGAACGAAGGAAATGTTAGGTTGGTTAGGTGATGGTGATATTTCTGGTTATAACTGGATCAGTGAAGATGTCGCAGGGGGTATTCTTGAAGTTCCTTTTGAAGAAGAAGAACTCTTTATATATGAAGCTGATGGTGTGCATTCGCAAGTGGAGTTTGAACGTAAGAATGATGAAAATCATTTTACAGTTGAAATTAGGTCAGAAGGAATGTTCGGTGAATCGTGGATACATGAACAAGAAGAGTTAGATGAAGAAATGATCAAGAAATTAGAAGAAGCGATTGATGAGGAAATTGAAAGGCAAGTCAACAATATAATAGAAAAAATGCAAACAGAGTATTATGCAGATGTATTTGAATTTTGGAGAGAAGTGAAGATCCAAGACTATTCGTATTGGAAAGAAGTTGAAGAGAATTGGGATGGGGAAGGTGGACAATTCGCAAAAGCAAATATTACGGTGAATGCGGAAGTCGAAATTCGTAATTATATGTTAATCGAAAGTATGGAGTAA
- a CDS encoding CBO0543 family protein → MSFVELVVDLYFDKVLGLYYFGGSNELNGGVLTIKLFTAPLFSIPFLNFMPQKFSRSIPYWLLWAAFSTFFEWTTVKFGYLTYTGWKIWWSAIFYLIIFPLVRWHYYYIKHESH, encoded by the coding sequence ATGTCATTTGTAGAGCTTGTCGTTGATCTTTATTTTGATAAAGTTCTTGGGCTATATTACTTTGGAGGTTCTAACGAATTGAATGGTGGTGTTCTAACAATAAAACTTTTTACTGCCCCATTATTTTCCATTCCTTTCTTAAATTTTATGCCGCAAAAATTTTCGCGTTCCATTCCTTACTGGCTGCTCTGGGCTGCTTTTTCAACCTTTTTTGAATGGACAACAGTTAAATTTGGTTACCTAACTTATACAGGATGGAAAATTTGGTGGTCAGCTATTTTTTATCTTATTATTTTTCCGTTAGTAAGGTGGCACTATTATTACATTAAACATGAATCACATTAA